From a region of the Cenarchaeum symbiont of Oopsacas minuta genome:
- a CDS encoding thermosome subunit, translating to MASIQQTPQGPVIVLKESALQQKGKEAQQNNIAAAKLVSELVRSSLGPRGLDKMLVDSLGDVTITNDGATILKEIDVQHPAAKMMVEISKTVDNEVGDGTTSSVVFGGALLAKAEELLKRNVHSSIIVDGYQMASEKTLELLEAMAKTVKPDDEEILIKIAKTSMQSKLVSEDSDPLSKIVVKAILSIMTKNDEKISIDLENIKIEKKAGGSIQDTALIKGIVLDKEIVHSGMPSRIQNAKIALFNSALEIEKTEISSEIRISDPAQMQMFLDEENRMLKTMVDKLHNVGVNVLLCQKGIDDMAQHYLTKHGILAVRRVKESDMTKLAKATGGRVISNIDDITLADLGNANKVVQKKVESDKWVFIEGCSNPRSVTLLIRGATQRVVDEVDRSIHDSLMVVKDVIENPSIVAGGGAPEAFIAMHLKEWADEFSGREQLAIKKYAESLESIPLTISENAGMDPIDTIATLRAKQSQGQKWTGIDARNSKITDMLHLDIIEPTAVKSQIIKSATEAATMVLRIDDVIAVSGGSEAGGMPPMG from the coding sequence ATGGCATCAATACAGCAGACTCCACAAGGTCCTGTCATAGTCCTAAAAGAAAGTGCTCTACAACAAAAAGGCAAAGAGGCACAACAAAACAACATTGCAGCTGCAAAACTCGTATCCGAGCTAGTTCGTTCTAGTCTTGGGCCACGTGGACTAGACAAGATGCTAGTTGATTCTCTAGGAGATGTTACTATAACAAATGACGGTGCAACTATACTAAAAGAGATAGACGTACAACATCCAGCTGCAAAGATGATGGTAGAGATTTCAAAGACTGTAGATAACGAAGTCGGAGATGGTACAACATCTTCGGTGGTATTTGGAGGCGCGTTGTTGGCCAAAGCTGAAGAACTACTCAAAAGAAATGTCCACTCTTCGATCATCGTAGATGGATATCAGATGGCATCTGAAAAAACACTAGAGTTGTTAGAAGCCATGGCTAAAACAGTAAAACCAGACGATGAAGAAATTTTGATAAAGATTGCAAAAACAAGTATGCAATCAAAACTAGTCTCAGAGGATAGTGATCCTCTCTCAAAGATAGTGGTTAAAGCCATACTAAGCATTATGACAAAAAATGATGAAAAAATTTCCATTGATCTTGAAAATATCAAGATTGAGAAAAAAGCAGGTGGATCTATACAAGATACTGCCCTCATAAAGGGAATTGTCTTGGATAAAGAGATAGTACATAGCGGAATGCCATCACGTATACAAAATGCAAAAATTGCATTATTCAACTCGGCCTTGGAGATTGAAAAAACTGAGATTAGTTCAGAGATTAGAATAAGTGATCCAGCACAGATGCAAATGTTCCTAGATGAAGAAAACCGCATGTTAAAGACAATGGTTGATAAATTGCACAACGTTGGAGTAAACGTACTCTTGTGTCAAAAAGGCATAGATGATATGGCTCAACATTATCTTACAAAACATGGAATACTAGCAGTTCGACGCGTAAAGGAGAGCGACATGACAAAACTTGCAAAAGCCACTGGAGGTCGTGTAATCTCCAACATTGATGATATAACATTGGCTGATCTTGGAAATGCAAACAAAGTAGTGCAGAAAAAAGTTGAATCAGACAAGTGGGTATTCATAGAAGGATGCAGTAACCCTCGTTCTGTCACACTTTTGATACGTGGTGCGACACAACGTGTCGTTGATGAGGTGGATCGTTCAATTCATGATTCATTGATGGTCGTAAAAGACGTTATCGAAAACCCATCCATTGTTGCTGGTGGCGGAGCTCCAGAAGCATTTATCGCAATGCATCTAAAAGAATGGGCAGACGAGTTTTCAGGTAGAGAGCAGCTTGCAATCAAAAAATATGCAGAATCGCTAGAATCCATACCATTAACAATATCCGAAAACGCTGGAATGGATCCAATCGATACAATTGCCACTTTGCGTGCAAAACAAAGTCAAGGTCAAAAATGGACAGGTATTGATGCAAGAAATTCAAAGATTACAGACATGTTACATTTAGACATAATAGAACCAACTGCAGTAAAGTCACAGATTATCAAATCAGCTACCGAGGCTGCAACTATGGTACTTCGTATAGATGATGTCATAGCAGTATCTGGCGGTTCCGAAGCTGGCGGCATGCCACCAATGGGCTAG
- a CDS encoding adenine deaminase, with protein MVELSKSINILNDVAMGRRKADLVLVGCSLVSVYTGEVVPNTQVAVIKDRIAYVGSDASHTVGTRTITIDLRGKYLIPGFADPHTHIDQFVLPSELVKKSLLHGTTTLFADSIDIVSIAGHEGFSAFQKMTKCMPLRIFHTVPGGLPVDPKFSTVRSLTESQERLALQNPETVGLGEVFSWTKVTNQDRPTMHKLSRMLKDNHIINGHTAGASDKKLAAYVASGIISCHEPTNFEQTVERLRLGMWVMIREGSIRRDLEDIVRGALLENTYTDRMMFCTDGLDPTDIQKFGHIDYCVQRSIEIGMDPIQAITIASRNCFDYYGMSKDLGGIAPGRLADMLVLESLERPNNIDKVFVGGTMVVSKGNIVPHIKKSIVPTWLRRSINITKLCAKDFTIKSRLNTVSANAIHMETEIVTRGKTVQLDVQNGNVHASIDDDIWKVAAFDRTGLSKKHTVGFLENFGAEIGAFASTWSFHENNLIVLGTNDKDMALAANEACSSGGGISIVYDGKTLAKMQLQVGGIISSDSFDVVAENFASIGNTLLDAGCRFSKPHLVPLFLPFLAIPSIRITAGGIVDIKKHTYVKPLQSTKQPDI; from the coding sequence ATGGTTGAACTCTCAAAGTCTATAAATATACTCAACGATGTGGCAATGGGTCGTCGTAAAGCAGATCTTGTACTTGTAGGATGTTCGCTAGTTTCAGTGTACACTGGAGAGGTTGTTCCAAATACGCAAGTAGCCGTGATAAAAGATCGTATAGCATATGTCGGATCGGATGCATCACATACAGTTGGAACTAGAACAATAACAATTGATTTGAGAGGTAAATACTTAATTCCAGGATTTGCAGATCCGCATACTCACATAGATCAGTTTGTATTGCCTTCGGAGCTGGTAAAAAAATCGCTGTTACATGGAACAACAACATTATTTGCCGATTCCATAGATATTGTTAGCATAGCTGGACATGAGGGATTTTCTGCATTTCAAAAGATGACAAAATGTATGCCATTGAGAATATTTCATACTGTTCCAGGTGGACTGCCAGTTGATCCAAAATTCAGTACTGTAAGATCATTGACAGAATCACAAGAGAGGTTGGCACTACAGAATCCTGAAACGGTAGGACTTGGCGAGGTATTTTCGTGGACAAAGGTTACAAATCAAGATCGCCCCACTATGCATAAACTCTCTCGTATGCTCAAAGATAACCATATCATAAATGGTCATACAGCAGGAGCTTCTGATAAAAAACTTGCCGCATATGTTGCATCTGGAATAATCTCATGCCATGAGCCAACGAATTTTGAACAGACAGTTGAGCGTTTGAGGCTTGGTATGTGGGTGATGATACGTGAAGGTTCGATACGGCGAGACTTGGAGGATATTGTGAGAGGCGCACTCTTGGAGAATACATATACAGATCGCATGATGTTTTGTACGGATGGATTAGATCCAACCGATATACAAAAATTTGGCCATATTGATTATTGCGTACAAAGATCAATAGAGATTGGAATGGATCCCATACAAGCTATTACCATTGCGTCTAGAAACTGTTTTGACTATTATGGAATGTCCAAAGACCTTGGAGGAATAGCACCCGGACGGCTTGCAGATATGTTAGTTTTGGAGAGTTTAGAGAGACCTAACAATATCGACAAAGTGTTTGTTGGTGGAACAATGGTAGTATCAAAAGGCAACATCGTACCACATATAAAAAAATCCATAGTTCCTACATGGTTACGTAGATCGATAAATATTACAAAACTTTGTGCAAAAGATTTTACTATAAAATCACGCCTCAATACTGTGTCTGCAAATGCAATACACATGGAGACAGAGATTGTAACACGAGGTAAAACAGTTCAACTCGATGTACAAAACGGCAACGTCCATGCATCGATAGATGATGATATTTGGAAAGTGGCTGCTTTTGATAGAACGGGACTATCTAAAAAACACACAGTGGGGTTTCTTGAAAATTTTGGAGCAGAGATTGGTGCATTTGCATCAACATGGAGCTTTCATGAAAACAATCTCATCGTACTAGGAACAAACGATAAAGATATGGCTCTTGCTGCAAATGAAGCGTGTTCATCAGGAGGTGGCATATCAATAGTTTATGATGGGAAAACGTTAGCTAAAATGCAGTTACAGGTTGGAGGAATAATTTCTTCAGACTCATTTGATGTGGTAGCAGAAAACTTTGCATCAATAGGTAATACTCTACTAGATGCAGGTTGTCGGTTTTCAAAACCGCATCTTGTACCGCTGTTCTTGCCGTTTCTTGCAATACCATCCATACGCATAACTGCCGGTGGTATTGTAGACATAAAAAAACATACATACGTAAAACCATTGCAATCCACTAAACAACCAGATATATGA
- a CDS encoding 2-keto-4-pentenoate hydratase, translating into MNEMKIARVYDKNTETYCLVRDDRVSTKDEMISNTGIPLPLGIKEFLFEGWFEEIVNKNVDLPYATKLSDVNLLAPIPNPPKIICLAFNYMDHAKEQGKVIPKDPVPVIKPRTALCGSGNHIELVNPIKDLDYEVELALVIGETCKNANLIEAKNAIFGYMIFNDVSARDIQLQDTQFTRAKGFDTFAPCGPWITTADEIENPDNLSLKTRVNGELRQNSSTSMMGVKPYKVVSKLSSAMTLEKGDIISTGTPAGVASGSKKFGYLRGGDVIHMEIEKLGHISNTVKDLRS; encoded by the coding sequence GTGAATGAAATGAAGATTGCTAGAGTTTACGATAAAAATACAGAAACATACTGTCTTGTTCGTGATGACCGTGTTTCCACAAAAGATGAGATGATATCAAATACAGGCATCCCACTTCCACTTGGAATAAAAGAATTTCTTTTTGAAGGTTGGTTTGAGGAGATTGTAAACAAAAATGTCGATCTACCATATGCTACAAAACTCTCAGATGTAAATCTGCTTGCCCCAATTCCAAATCCTCCAAAGATAATATGTCTAGCATTCAACTATATGGATCATGCCAAAGAACAAGGTAAGGTTATACCAAAAGATCCAGTTCCAGTAATAAAACCACGTACTGCCTTGTGTGGAAGTGGCAATCATATAGAACTTGTAAACCCAATAAAAGATCTAGATTATGAAGTAGAACTTGCCCTTGTAATTGGAGAAACGTGTAAAAATGCCAATTTGATAGAGGCGAAAAATGCCATATTTGGATATATGATATTCAACGACGTCTCAGCCCGTGATATACAGTTACAAGATACACAATTTACTCGTGCAAAAGGTTTTGACACGTTTGCTCCATGCGGTCCATGGATCACCACAGCAGATGAGATCGAAAACCCCGACAACTTGTCATTAAAAACTAGAGTAAATGGTGAACTTCGACAGAATTCTTCTACAAGTATGATGGGAGTAAAACCATACAAAGTTGTATCAAAGCTAAGCAGTGCGATGACCTTGGAGAAGGGCGATATAATATCTACTGGAACTCCAGCTGGCGTCGCATCAGGTAGTAAGAAATTTGGATATCTGCGTGGTGGAGATGTGATACATATGGAGATTGAAAAGCTTGGTCATATTAGCAATACAGTAAAAGATCTCCGTTCTTAG
- a CDS encoding ROK family protein yields the protein MPHECVGIDFGGTKIEGVLISDSVITPVEKIRLQTPQNDYEKILETITYMIETLMKNSSRKCPVGICIPGNIQTGIIKNSNVQCLVGKNFVSDLKIRLNIKIITENDANCFALAESIAGAGVGYNTVFGATIGTGVGGGIVMNGNIYRGSTHTAGEWGHHIIHQDGRVCHCGKNGCVEAYISGNALEERWSNLTGNIKKPLKDIVRGDKVNKLWKSEFLHNFGIGLGNIAAILDPNVIVLGGGVSNVDFLYTEGVLEVHKLGLDGVKIPILKNKLGDSAGVYGACMLALKDDSV from the coding sequence ATGCCGCACGAATGCGTCGGCATAGATTTTGGAGGAACAAAAATTGAAGGCGTTTTAATATCTGACTCTGTTATCACACCCGTTGAAAAAATACGCTTACAAACACCTCAAAATGACTATGAAAAAATACTAGAAACTATCACATACATGATAGAAACATTGATGAAAAATTCATCTAGAAAATGTCCAGTTGGGATATGTATCCCTGGAAACATTCAGACAGGAATAATAAAAAATAGCAACGTGCAGTGTCTTGTTGGAAAAAATTTTGTATCAGATCTTAAAATCCGATTAAATATAAAAATTATAACAGAAAATGATGCAAATTGTTTTGCATTGGCAGAGTCTATTGCAGGAGCTGGTGTTGGGTATAACACGGTATTTGGTGCGACAATTGGAACCGGTGTAGGTGGAGGTATAGTGATGAATGGGAATATTTACAGAGGATCTACACATACTGCAGGTGAGTGGGGGCATCATATAATACACCAAGATGGGCGAGTATGTCATTGTGGCAAAAATGGATGTGTTGAAGCATATATCTCTGGTAATGCATTAGAAGAGAGATGGTCCAATCTAACTGGGAATATAAAAAAACCTCTAAAGGATATAGTTAGAGGTGACAAAGTGAATAAATTGTGGAAGAGTGAATTTTTACATAACTTTGGAATAGGGCTTGGAAACATTGCAGCAATACTAGATCCAAATGTCATAGTGTTAGGTGGAGGAGTCTCTAACGTTGATTTTCTTTATACAGAAGGTGTATTAGAGGTACACAAACTTGGATTAGATGGTGTGAAAATACCCATATTGAAAAATAAACTTGGAGATTCAGCTGGCGTGTATGGTGCATGTATGCTTGCGTTAAAAGATGACAGTGTCTAA
- a CDS encoding glutamyl-tRNA synthetase: MDEDLRKEIRGFALQNASAHGGSTDAKIIIGRILGTRPELRSLANQISPQIQSIVAEINAMSAADQILELKSSHPDLVEQKKPKPARASLPELKDAKEGNVVTRFPPEPSGYPHIGHAKAAIINEQYVKMYGGRKILRLDDTNPESERLEFYAAIKVGLEWLGIEYDVIKNTSDDIEMLLEKGTTLANTGDIYVCTCKRDDVRNNRAAKKECKCRKLDLSDSMERWDKMFEKYKPGQAIARFRGDMSSDNTVMRDPVMFRIVEGKHPLLGTKYPVWPSYDFAISIEDSVDGVTHAFRSKEFELRSQLYYDILDRLSMRKPHVLVFSRLTLAGMPVSKRLIRPLIDEGKVSGYDDPRLPTIEALKRRGIVSSAVRKFVMSLGMTKSDTIAPFDSLVAFNRQIIDASCVRLFMIKEPISCTISGLPSSQIKIANHPTQDMGERTVHVDGNIYLEEKDACNLQTGSMLRLLGLGNVRIDSIEKPIKATYVNDEHDAKIPKVQWVEQSSACEVKLFIPGILFKDEKFNDKSMTEEKIFVEPYYTNLKDGQMVQMVRFGYCKKESQKTAIYTHG; this comes from the coding sequence GTGGACGAGGATCTCAGAAAAGAGATTAGAGGATTTGCTCTGCAAAACGCAAGTGCTCACGGTGGAAGTACCGATGCCAAGATTATAATCGGCAGAATTCTAGGCACAAGGCCAGAACTACGTTCATTGGCAAATCAGATCTCTCCTCAAATACAATCCATAGTGGCAGAGATAAACGCAATGTCTGCAGCTGACCAAATCCTAGAGTTAAAGTCATCACATCCAGATCTTGTGGAGCAGAAAAAACCAAAACCTGCAAGAGCTAGTCTGCCCGAATTGAAAGATGCCAAAGAAGGTAATGTGGTAACGAGATTCCCTCCAGAACCTAGCGGTTATCCACACATTGGACATGCAAAAGCTGCCATAATAAATGAACAATATGTAAAGATGTATGGCGGAAGAAAAATACTTCGTCTAGATGATACAAATCCAGAGAGTGAAAGACTCGAATTTTATGCCGCAATAAAAGTTGGCCTTGAATGGCTTGGCATAGAATATGATGTCATAAAAAATACATCCGATGATATCGAGATGCTTTTGGAAAAAGGTACCACACTAGCAAATACAGGAGACATTTACGTGTGCACCTGCAAGCGTGATGATGTTAGAAACAACCGTGCGGCAAAAAAAGAATGCAAATGCAGAAAACTTGATCTATCAGATTCCATGGAGAGGTGGGATAAAATGTTTGAAAAATACAAACCAGGACAGGCAATAGCAAGATTTCGAGGAGACATGTCTTCTGATAATACAGTAATGCGCGATCCAGTAATGTTTCGTATAGTGGAAGGCAAGCACCCCTTACTTGGAACAAAATATCCGGTATGGCCAAGCTATGATTTTGCAATATCTATAGAGGATAGTGTTGATGGTGTAACACATGCGTTTCGCTCCAAAGAGTTTGAATTGCGTTCACAACTATATTATGACATACTAGATAGACTATCTATGAGAAAGCCACATGTTTTGGTTTTTTCTAGACTGACCCTAGCGGGTATGCCAGTTTCAAAACGTCTAATCCGACCGCTCATAGATGAGGGTAAAGTTTCTGGATATGATGATCCACGTTTGCCAACCATAGAAGCGCTAAAACGTAGAGGCATCGTCTCAAGTGCGGTAAGAAAGTTTGTCATGTCTCTTGGTATGACAAAGTCTGATACGATTGCTCCCTTTGATTCACTTGTGGCATTTAACCGCCAAATTATAGATGCATCATGCGTGAGACTCTTTATGATCAAAGAGCCAATATCGTGTACAATTTCTGGCCTTCCATCATCACAAATCAAAATTGCAAATCATCCAACACAGGATATGGGAGAGCGTACAGTACACGTTGACGGAAATATCTATCTAGAGGAAAAAGATGCTTGTAATCTACAAACAGGATCCATGTTACGTCTTTTGGGACTTGGTAATGTCAGAATAGACAGTATCGAGAAACCAATAAAAGCAACATACGTAAATGATGAACACGATGCAAAAATTCCAAAAGTACAATGGGTTGAACAGAGTAGCGCATGCGAGGTAAAATTGTTCATACCTGGAATCTTATTCAAAGATGAAAAATTCAACGATAAGAGTATGACTGAAGAAAAAATATTTGTAGAACCATATTATACAAATCTAAAAGACGGACAAATGGTACAAATGGTAAGATTTGGATATTGTAAAAAAGAATCTCAAAAGACTGCGATATACACACATGGGTGA